Within the bacterium genome, the region CGTCTTCATGGCCTTGCCGGGCTCCTTGACCACACGAACCTTGCTGACATGGATCACTTTTCCCACAGGTCTTCTCCTATGCGGGTTGGAATTCGGTGAACGATAGTTGGCGACAGAGGGGGAGAATACCATCAACGAACCTCCGGTGGAACAGGTTTCGGCCGGACAGCGGCGGATTTGCTTAACGGTATGCATTCACTCACTTCGGGGGCGGAAGCATATTTGCGAATGTGCAGGGCAGGGGATCAGTCTGTGTTGTTGAGGCACAGGACGGCGCGCCAGTAGTCAAAGAGATTCACTTTCTTCTGGATACTGGGCGTGAGGCGGTTGGTCTGGAGGAGACGCTCCAGATCAAGGGTGGTTTCCCATCCGAGCTTGCGGACGAGCACGTTGGCGGCTTCCTCGCAGAAGGCGAGAAAGCGGTTCTGGCTCTTGAAGTGATTGATGAAGACGATGCGCCCGCCGGGCTTGCAGACGCGGCAGATCTCCGAGACGACCTTGAAGGGGTCCGGCGCGGCGCTGACGACGTAGCAGGCCGTCACGCAGTCGAAGCTGTTGTCGGGGAATTCCATGGCCTGCGCGTCCATGACCTGCAGGGAGACGTTGCCAAGGCTTTCTCTTTCGACTTTTTCGTTGGCCTTTTCGAGCATTTTCGGGGAGATGTCGATTCCGACGATCTTGGCCTGACGCGAGTAGAGGGGAAGGGATAGGCCGGTTCCCACTCCGACCTCGAGCAGGCGCTCGCCGGGTTTCAGATCGAGGAGATCGACTCCGACATCGCGGCCTTCGCTGAAGATTTTCTTGAAGATCAGATCGTAGAAATTGCCCCAACGATCATAGGTTTTGATCACGCCTTCTTGGGTGAGCACTATAACCGTTCCCTTTAAGATCGCGCGCAAAACAACAATCAATGAACATTGGACAAAAGAAAAAGACCCAACATCCCAAATATGGAGAAGTCAAACCGCGAGTTCTCTATCAGCCTCGCCCAATCAAGTCAAGGTTGATCATCGGGCGGTCTGGAATCCAGTTTGGCGACGGAAGAACTATGGCGGAATTATATCGTATTTTCCTTCAGGGGTGCACATGTTTTCGCGCCCGGTGGGCGGGGGGCGAAAATGCCGCTAAAGCGTTGGAATTCCTGCCCAAGGGTGATATGTTCCAGGCGCCTCACTCCTTCGCGCGGGAAGCCGGAGGGGTAGGGGGTGGGGCGTCGCGCCGCCCCGGTTTGCCCGGCCCGCGGTATCTGTTCTTCCCTTGCTCGAGGTGAAAGCGATTTGGGCTCATTTTTTGAGAGTTTGCCCCTTTGGGCGAATCTGGTTGCGTTCGCGGCAGGGGTTCTGGTGGTGACCAAGGGGGCCGGCTGGTTCACGGGCGGCGCCGTGGCGATCGCCCGGGCGACCGGGGTCTCCAACATGTTCATCGGGGCGACGCTGGTCAGTATCGCCACCACCCTTCCCGAGTTCGGCGTTTCAGCTTTCGCCGCGGCGGTGGGACGGCTCGACACCTCGGTCGGCAACGCGGTCGGCTCGACGATCTGCAACATCGGCCTGATTCTCGCCATCGGGCTGTTAATCCGCCCCATGCCCATCCCGCGCGCCATCGTCCAGAAAGAGGGCCTCATCATGATCGGCGCCGCGGCGCTGGTTATCCTCTTGTCCTTCAGCGGAACGATTGGAAGAGGGGAAGGCGCCGTCCTTCTCCTGGCGGCCGTTCTGTATCTGTGGCATCTGGCCCGGCGCTCGGGCTGGGGGAGTCCTGCCGCGAACGGGGAGGGCGCGCAGGCTTCGCTGGCCGGGGTTGCGGGCCGCTTTCTCGCCGGGGCGGCCGCTGTGCTGGCCGGCAGCATGCTTCTTGTGGAGAACGCCGCCAAGCTGGCGCGCGCGGCGGGGGTGCCCGAGCTGGTCATCGCGGTCACGCTGGTGGCGATCGGCACCTCGATGCCCGAGCTCATTACCGCGATCGTCTCCGCCTTGCACGGGCACAAGGACATAGCGCTGGGCAACGTGATCGGCGCGAACGTCTTGAACCTGACCTGGGTTCTGGGAGCCGCCTCGGCGATCCGGCCGCTGCCTATTCGGACGCAGACGTTTTCCCTGGATTTTCCCGCGATGGTTGCGGTGATGGCGCTGCTTCTGGCCGCGGCGGCTTTTCCGGGACCGCGCGGGCGCTGGGTGGGCGGGGCGTTTCTTCTCGCCTACGGCGTCTACCTGGCACTCATGTTTTCCTGGTTTGCCTAGAGGGGTGATTTTTCACAAATTGACCCCTCCCTGGCGGTTTTACTACTATTTCCCTGGCGGTTTTACTACTATCGAGGTACGCCCAAGACAACCACCACCCAGGGGGTCGATATGAATCCGAAAAACACGGTGACGGAAAATCATCCGCTCGGCAGACATCTTCGGATGGCGACGGAATCGGCCTTTGATGTCATCCGTTTCAGGGACGGGGAAATTATCGAGTATGTCTGGCGGCTTCTCCTGCGTTTTGCCCATGTGGACAATCTGTTCCGGTGCTCCCCCGGGACGGGCGAGCGTCTGGAGCGGGTTCTGGATTTTCTGGTTGAAGCCGAGGGGCGTCGGGGGGCCTCCCTTCGCGAGCTCAAGCTCCAGATGGGGGATGTCTGCCTTTTCTTTACGGGGCTTTATCCGGAAAATCTCCAGAGGAAGAAGCTGAACCCCGAATTTTACGTATCCCAGGGAAAAGCCGCCTACTGTCACGTTGCCGACATTGACGGAGTGCGGCCGAGTGCTCGGTTGTTCCGCAAGCTCACAGATGAGTTCGATACCTGCGTCAGCGCTTTGCGCTTGGAGCGCGAGTTTCTCTTCGATTCGTTCTATCAGTACATCGGCCGGCAATTCAGCATATAACGAGGTGCCACGCCGCCAATCGGTTCATGTAAAAAAAGAGGGAAGGAATGAACATTCAGAAAGCAGCTCCGTTTTTTTTGGTGCTCGGTTTGGCGGTTGGCGCGGCGGCGGGGCCGGCTGCGGGCGCGGAAAAAAAGAAAAGCGCCGCGCAGAATGAGTCGGCCGAAGTCGCGATCATTAACGGAAAAAAACTGACGCTGGGCGAGATCAATCAGCTGATCGGACGGTTTCCGCCGACGGTGCAGATTCGGATCCGGAAGAACCGTGAAAAATTCCTGAGTGGCCTCATCGAAACGGAGTTGCTGTTTCAAGAGGCGATCCGGAGAAAGTACGACGAGGTTCCCGGCATCCGGGCCCGGATCGAACA harbors:
- a CDS encoding methyltransferase domain-containing protein, encoding MLTQEGVIKTYDRWGNFYDLIFKKIFSEGRDVGVDLLDLKPGERLLEVGVGTGLSLPLYSRQAKIVGIDISPKMLEKANEKVERESLGNVSLQVMDAQAMEFPDNSFDCVTACYVVSAAPDPFKVVSEICRVCKPGGRIVFINHFKSQNRFLAFCEEAANVLVRKLGWETTLDLERLLQTNRLTPSIQKKVNLFDYWRAVLCLNNTD
- a CDS encoding calcium/sodium antiporter, with protein sequence MPLWANLVAFAAGVLVVTKGAGWFTGGAVAIARATGVSNMFIGATLVSIATTLPEFGVSAFAAAVGRLDTSVGNAVGSTICNIGLILAIGLLIRPMPIPRAIVQKEGLIMIGAAALVILLSFSGTIGRGEGAVLLLAAVLYLWHLARRSGWGSPAANGEGAQASLAGVAGRFLAGAAAVLAGSMLLVENAAKLARAAGVPELVIAVTLVAIGTSMPELITAIVSALHGHKDIALGNVIGANVLNLTWVLGAASAIRPLPIRTQTFSLDFPAMVAVMALLLAAAAFPGPRGRWVGGAFLLAYGVYLALMFSWFA